In a single window of the Clarias gariepinus isolate MV-2021 ecotype Netherlands chromosome 16, CGAR_prim_01v2, whole genome shotgun sequence genome:
- the LOC128544327 gene encoding scavenger receptor cysteine-rich type 1 protein M130 isoform X2 gives MDINSKRNDASKITMLRVIFNLILEGETIQLAGSNHFCTGRVEVYYNNQWGGVCDNGWNMTAAQVVCRQLGCGKAINIPQSASFGQRSGPIWMNNVRCSGSESNITQCSHNGFKNHSCVNGNDAGVICLASLAPYIAIAVTSVVLFISVLVIICIVKIKKKRKFHVANKTEAKFTKNTYENPQCETNEEEIDDEADYENAEMTFQQKEDSETSDNDYVNVGDDEQRRDVDNDCNDGDIYANCEA, from the exons ATGGACATTAATAGTAAACGGAATGACGCTTCAAAGATCACCATGCTGAGAGTCATTTTCAATTTAATCCTTG AGGGTGAGACAATACAACTTGCTGGTAGCAATCACTTCTGCACTGGTAGAGTGGAAGTCTATTATAATAACCAGTGGGGAGGAGTGTGTGATAATGGCTGGAACATGACTGCTGCACAGGTGGTGTGTAGACAGCTTGGATGTGGTAAAGCTATCAACATTCCTCAAAGTGCCAGCTTTGGTCAGAGAAGTGGCCCAATATGGATGAATAATGTTCGCTGTTCTGGAAGTGAAAGCAACATCACACAGTGCTCTCATAATGGATTTAAAAATCACAGCTGTGTCAATGGCAATGATGCTGGTGTCATTTGCTTAG caTCTCTGGCTCCCTACATTGCTATTGCAGTAACATCAGTAGTGCTTTTTATCTCGGTTCTAGTCATCATTTGCATTGTGAAAATTAAGAAGAAACGGAAATTTCATGTGGCTAACAAAACAGAGGCAAAGT TCACCAAAAACACATACGAGAATCCCCAGTGCGAGACTAATGAAGAAGAGATTGACGATGAAGCTGATTATGAAAACGCAGAAATGACTTTCCAACAGAAGGAGGATTCAGAAACTTCGGATAATGACTATGTTAATGTTGGTGATGATGAACAAAGACGTGATGTGGACAATGACTGTAATGATGGAGATATTTATGCAAACTGTGAAGCATAG
- the LOC128544327 gene encoding scavenger receptor cysteine-rich type 1 protein M130 isoform X1 has product MDINSKRNDASKITMLRVIFNLILVSVLGAFLLTEGETIQLAGSNHFCTGRVEVYYNNQWGGVCDNGWNMTAAQVVCRQLGCGKAINIPQSASFGQRSGPIWMNNVRCSGSESNITQCSHNGFKNHSCVNGNDAGVICLASLAPYIAIAVTSVVLFISVLVIICIVKIKKKRKFHVANKTEAKFTKNTYENPQCETNEEEIDDEADYENAEMTFQQKEDSETSDNDYVNVGDDEQRRDVDNDCNDGDIYANCEA; this is encoded by the exons ATGGACATTAATAGTAAACGGAATGACGCTTCAAAGATCACCATGCTGAGAGTCATTTTCAATTTAATCCTTG TCAGTGTTCTTGGAGCATTTCTGCTGACTG AGGGTGAGACAATACAACTTGCTGGTAGCAATCACTTCTGCACTGGTAGAGTGGAAGTCTATTATAATAACCAGTGGGGAGGAGTGTGTGATAATGGCTGGAACATGACTGCTGCACAGGTGGTGTGTAGACAGCTTGGATGTGGTAAAGCTATCAACATTCCTCAAAGTGCCAGCTTTGGTCAGAGAAGTGGCCCAATATGGATGAATAATGTTCGCTGTTCTGGAAGTGAAAGCAACATCACACAGTGCTCTCATAATGGATTTAAAAATCACAGCTGTGTCAATGGCAATGATGCTGGTGTCATTTGCTTAG caTCTCTGGCTCCCTACATTGCTATTGCAGTAACATCAGTAGTGCTTTTTATCTCGGTTCTAGTCATCATTTGCATTGTGAAAATTAAGAAGAAACGGAAATTTCATGTGGCTAACAAAACAGAGGCAAAGT TCACCAAAAACACATACGAGAATCCCCAGTGCGAGACTAATGAAGAAGAGATTGACGATGAAGCTGATTATGAAAACGCAGAAATGACTTTCCAACAGAAGGAGGATTCAGAAACTTCGGATAATGACTATGTTAATGTTGGTGATGATGAACAAAGACGTGATGTGGACAATGACTGTAATGATGGAGATATTTATGCAAACTGTGAAGCATAG